In a genomic window of Bradyrhizobium sp. LLZ17:
- a CDS encoding sorbosone dehydrogenase family protein produces MTFPFARALLCSSLLCLAGCNDGSGDPKAQIGANPVLPDIQQYLLPPMHIARIVGWKKDETPTVAQGLQAKAFATGLQHPRSLYVLPNGDVLVVESKAPKAAAIKRPKEIVMGFVESWATSGGDPGESNRITLLRDSNGDGVPDTQSVFLDHLNSPFGVALVGNDLYVANTDAIVKYPYTEGDTKITAPGTVLTPLPGGPIDHHWTKSLVASPDGSKLYAGVGSNSNITENGLEAEHNRADILEIDRATGRWRIFASGLRNPNGLSFEPQSGALWAVVNERDELGPDLVPDYMTSVKDGGFYGWPYSYYGQHVDPRVKPQRPDLVAKAIVPDYALSSHVAPLGLAFATSASLPSAYRGGAFVGEHGSWNRQVLNGYKVVFVPFSNGKPSGPAQDVVTGFLNSDNQARGRPVGVAIDKTGALLVADDSGNTVWRVTAAQPQVTQR; encoded by the coding sequence ATGACCTTCCCATTTGCCCGCGCACTGCTGTGCTCCTCGCTGCTGTGTCTTGCCGGCTGCAACGACGGCAGCGGCGATCCCAAGGCGCAAATCGGCGCCAACCCCGTGCTGCCTGACATCCAGCAATATCTGCTGCCGCCGATGCACATCGCGCGGATTGTCGGCTGGAAGAAGGACGAGACGCCGACCGTTGCGCAGGGCTTGCAGGCCAAGGCCTTTGCGACCGGCTTGCAACATCCGCGCTCGCTCTATGTGCTGCCCAACGGCGACGTGCTGGTGGTGGAATCCAAGGCGCCGAAGGCCGCGGCGATCAAGCGGCCGAAGGAAATCGTCATGGGTTTTGTCGAGTCCTGGGCGACATCCGGCGGCGATCCCGGCGAGAGCAACCGCATCACGCTTCTGCGCGACAGCAATGGCGATGGCGTGCCGGACACGCAAAGCGTCTTCCTCGACCATCTCAACTCGCCCTTTGGCGTAGCGCTCGTCGGCAACGATCTCTATGTCGCCAACACCGATGCGATCGTCAAATATCCCTACACCGAGGGCGATACGAAAATCACCGCACCCGGCACCGTGCTGACGCCGCTCCCGGGCGGACCGATTGATCATCACTGGACCAAGAGCCTGGTGGCGAGCCCCGACGGTTCAAAACTCTACGCCGGCGTCGGCTCCAACAGCAACATCACCGAGAATGGGTTGGAGGCCGAGCACAATCGCGCCGACATCCTCGAGATCGACCGCGCCACCGGCCGCTGGCGGATATTCGCGAGCGGCTTGCGCAATCCGAACGGTCTCAGCTTCGAGCCGCAGAGCGGCGCGCTGTGGGCAGTCGTGAACGAGCGTGACGAGCTCGGCCCCGATCTGGTCCCCGACTACATGACATCGGTGAAGGATGGCGGCTTCTACGGCTGGCCCTACAGCTATTACGGCCAGCACGTCGATCCCCGGGTCAAGCCGCAGCGCCCCGATCTCGTCGCCAAGGCGATCGTGCCGGATTACGCGCTGAGCTCCCACGTCGCGCCGCTGGGCCTTGCCTTCGCCACCAGCGCCAGCCTGCCGAGCGCTTATCGCGGCGGCGCCTTCGTTGGCGAGCATGGCAGTTGGAACCGGCAAGTCTTGAACGGCTACAAGGTCGTGTTCGTGCCGTTCAGCAACGGCAAGCCGAGCGGGCCGGCGCAGGACGTCGTCACCGGATTCCTCAACAGCGACAACCAGGCGCGTGGCCGGCCGGTCGGAGTCGCCATCGACAAGACCGGTGCGCTGCTGGTTGCCGACGACAGCGGCAACACGGTTTGGCGGGTGACAGCCGCGCAGCCGCAGGTCACGCAACGATAG
- a CDS encoding 3-keto-5-aminohexanoate cleavage protein has translation MNPAVIAVAITGSVPRKKDNPAVPISPSEQIDSTHEAFEAGATLAHIHVRNDDETPSSDPERFALVQEGIRKHCPGMIVQFSTGGRGRDPSARGSSLYLKPDMASLSTGSVNFPTIVYENSAALVETLATSMKQGGIRPEIEIFDLSHLHGARRLIEAGLIDARPHVQFVMGVKNAMPADEHVLDILLGELRRLIPKATWTAAGIGRHQAEVMGWALARGADAVRTGLEDNIRIDKTRLAASNAELVTIAAAAVTRHGRRVATAAEARSMLGIAGERRASLA, from the coding sequence ATGAACCCTGCTGTCATTGCCGTCGCGATCACCGGCTCCGTTCCGCGCAAGAAGGACAATCCCGCGGTACCGATCTCGCCGTCCGAGCAGATCGACTCGACGCACGAGGCCTTCGAGGCCGGCGCCACGCTTGCGCATATCCATGTTCGGAACGATGACGAGACGCCGTCATCCGACCCGGAGCGGTTTGCCTTGGTGCAGGAGGGGATCAGGAAGCACTGTCCGGGGATGATCGTTCAGTTCTCGACCGGCGGGCGCGGCCGCGATCCCTCGGCGCGCGGATCATCGCTCTATCTGAAGCCGGACATGGCCTCGCTGTCCACCGGCTCGGTCAACTTTCCGACCATCGTCTATGAGAACAGCGCGGCTCTGGTCGAGACGCTCGCCACCAGCATGAAGCAGGGCGGCATCCGTCCGGAGATCGAGATCTTCGATCTGTCGCATCTGCACGGCGCCCGCCGCTTGATCGAGGCCGGGCTGATCGACGCGCGTCCGCACGTGCAGTTCGTCATGGGCGTCAAGAACGCGATGCCGGCCGACGAGCATGTCCTCGACATCCTGCTGGGAGAGCTCAGGCGGCTGATTCCGAAAGCGACCTGGACCGCGGCCGGGATCGGCCGCCATCAGGCCGAGGTCATGGGATGGGCGCTTGCGCGGGGCGCCGATGCGGTTCGCACCGGGCTCGAGGACAATATCAGGATCGACAAGACGCGCTTGGCCGCCAGCAACGCGGAGCTCGTGACCATCGCCGCCGCGGCTGTCACCCGCCACGGCCGCCGCGTGGCGACTGCGGCCGAGGCGCGATCCATGCTCGGGATCGCGGGGGAGCGACGCGCGTCCTTGGCCTGA
- a CDS encoding MFS transporter, whose product MRFLKTDGRLFTVLVVLAITQLIGWGTIGLPAVVGRDLAADLGLSLPAVFAGSSVLYVTMGLCAPWLAKAFARHGARRVMMAGTIVAVPGYVVLYFAREPMLYFAGWVILGMGGSATLSTGAYIMLNEVAGRQARNAIGALMLVTGLSSSIFWPTTSFLSGHFGWRITCLVYAAMLILVSLPLYAFGAPRRSVVKQHGGTAAKPAAAPAIARSTFNLVVCAITLNAFVNFGLGAILIELLRAEGLGPAQAIAFGSALGVIQVSARGLDFLGGARWDGITTGLVAGTALPVAMLLLMMSEGSTWAVAVFILLYGAGSGAMAVARATIPLVFYDQAEFARAMSMIALPLNFASAISPPLLAGLLTEFGSRGALALTLVCSCATVLILVLLGRRRPHAAAATAT is encoded by the coding sequence ATGCGGTTTCTGAAAACTGACGGCAGGCTCTTCACCGTCCTGGTCGTGCTTGCAATCACCCAGCTCATCGGATGGGGCACGATCGGCCTTCCGGCCGTCGTGGGCCGCGACCTTGCGGCCGATCTCGGCCTGAGCCTGCCGGCGGTGTTCGCCGGCAGTTCGGTCCTCTATGTCACCATGGGGCTGTGCGCGCCCTGGCTCGCCAAGGCTTTTGCGCGGCACGGCGCGCGCAGGGTGATGATGGCGGGCACGATCGTTGCCGTGCCGGGTTACGTCGTTCTCTACTTTGCGCGCGAACCGATGCTCTATTTCGCCGGCTGGGTCATTCTCGGCATGGGCGGCAGCGCGACGCTGTCGACCGGCGCCTACATCATGCTCAACGAAGTTGCCGGACGGCAGGCCAGGAATGCGATCGGCGCGCTCATGCTGGTGACGGGCCTGTCCAGCAGCATCTTCTGGCCGACCACCTCGTTCCTCAGCGGTCATTTCGGCTGGCGCATCACCTGCCTGGTCTACGCGGCCATGCTGATCCTGGTCTCGCTGCCGCTCTATGCCTTCGGCGCACCGCGCCGGAGCGTGGTGAAGCAACACGGCGGCACCGCAGCAAAGCCCGCCGCCGCGCCCGCGATTGCGAGAAGCACGTTCAATCTCGTCGTCTGCGCGATCACGCTCAATGCCTTCGTCAATTTCGGCCTGGGCGCCATCCTGATCGAGCTGTTGCGGGCCGAGGGCCTCGGGCCGGCGCAGGCCATCGCGTTCGGCTCGGCGCTCGGCGTGATCCAGGTCAGCGCCCGCGGGCTCGATTTCCTCGGCGGCGCGCGGTGGGACGGGATCACGACCGGGCTTGTCGCAGGCACGGCGCTCCCTGTTGCGATGCTGCTGCTGATGATGAGCGAGGGGTCGACCTGGGCGGTCGCGGTCTTCATTCTGCTTTACGGCGCCGGCAGCGGCGCAATGGCGGTGGCACGCGCGACCATCCCGCTGGTGTTCTACGACCAGGCCGAATTCGCCAGGGCGATGTCGATGATCGCGCTGCCGCTCAATTTCGCCTCCGCGATCTCGCCACCGCTTCTCGCCGGCTTGCTGACCGAGTTCGGCAGCCGCGGCGCGCTTGCGCTGACGCTGGTGTGCTCCTGCGCAACGGTGCTGATCCTGGTCCTGCTCGGCCGCCGCCGTCCGCACGCGGCGGCAGCCACCGCGACCTGA
- a CDS encoding CaiB/BaiF CoA transferase family protein, whose protein sequence is MSALPLSGIKILDLTRVLAGPLSAQMLGDLGAEVIKIERPGTGDDARAFGPPYLTDPEGKANNNNSFYLCANRNKKSVTINIAKLEGQAIIRELAKDVDVFMENYKFGDLKRYGLDYETIKAINPGIIYCSVTGFGQTGPYAPRAGYDAILQAMGGLMSVTGHMDGEPGEGPMKVGPSIVDYMTGMNTSIGILSALYHRDANGGVGQHLDVCLLDTVIASLSHWLQIYLVNGTTPPRRGTWGNGGMPAGVFRCTDGELMLVVGNDGQFQRTCAVLGEPELANDKRFVRNNDRVVHGKEIMAIFAGLFLKKPVAYWLEELEKAGVPSGPINDFSQVFADPHVQSRGMRVKTEHKFEPQLSLIRNALTFSETPIETYRAPPLLGEHTQEVLGGKLGYDAGRIEALKRQGVI, encoded by the coding sequence ATGTCGGCCTTGCCGCTCTCAGGCATCAAGATCCTTGACCTCACCCGCGTGCTCGCCGGGCCCCTGTCGGCCCAGATGCTGGGCGATCTCGGCGCGGAGGTGATCAAGATCGAGCGGCCGGGCACCGGCGACGACGCACGCGCCTTCGGCCCGCCTTACCTGACCGATCCCGAGGGCAAGGCGAACAACAACAACTCATTTTATCTCTGCGCCAACCGCAACAAGAAGTCTGTCACCATCAACATCGCCAAGCTCGAGGGGCAGGCGATCATCCGCGAACTCGCCAAGGACGTCGACGTCTTCATGGAGAACTACAAGTTCGGCGATCTCAAGCGCTACGGCCTCGACTACGAGACGATCAAGGCGATCAACCCCGGCATCATCTATTGCTCGGTGACCGGCTTCGGCCAGACCGGCCCCTACGCGCCGCGCGCCGGGTACGACGCCATCCTGCAGGCGATGGGCGGCCTGATGAGTGTCACCGGCCATATGGACGGCGAACCGGGCGAGGGCCCCATGAAGGTCGGTCCCTCCATCGTGGACTACATGACCGGCATGAACACGTCGATCGGGATTCTCTCGGCGCTCTATCACCGCGACGCCAATGGCGGCGTAGGCCAGCATCTCGACGTCTGCCTGCTGGACACCGTGATCGCCTCGCTCAGCCATTGGCTGCAGATTTACCTCGTCAACGGCACGACCCCGCCGCGCCGCGGCACCTGGGGCAATGGCGGCATGCCGGCCGGCGTGTTCCGCTGCACCGACGGCGAGCTGATGCTGGTGGTCGGCAATGACGGCCAGTTCCAGCGCACCTGTGCGGTGCTTGGCGAGCCCGAGCTCGCCAATGACAAGCGCTTCGTCAGGAACAACGACCGGGTCGTTCACGGCAAGGAGATCATGGCGATCTTCGCAGGCCTGTTCCTCAAGAAACCGGTGGCGTACTGGCTGGAGGAGCTCGAGAAGGCCGGCGTGCCCTCAGGTCCCATCAACGATTTCTCGCAGGTGTTCGCCGATCCCCACGTCCAGTCGCGCGGCATGCGGGTCAAGACCGAGCACAAGTTCGAACCGCAGCTGTCGCTGATCCGCAACGCGCTGACCTTCTCGGAGACCCCGATCGAAACCTATCGTGCGCCGCCGCTGCTGGGTGAGCACACCCAGGAAGTTCTCGGCGGCAAGCTCGGCTACGATGCCGGCAGGATCGAGGCGCTGAAGCGGCAGGGTGTGATCTAG
- a CDS encoding RidA family protein has protein sequence MKREALRVEPISTFLDRWKAPTSPVTRAGNMIFVAGLPPFDPDTGELAQMPIERQSELVIEQMKLCLETAGASLDNVMKCNVYCTSTKHFAAFNAVYARYFPIDPPARIFVCTPEWFGPFDIEIDCIAMM, from the coding sequence ATGAAACGCGAAGCGCTCCGCGTCGAACCCATCTCGACGTTCCTCGACCGCTGGAAGGCGCCGACCTCGCCGGTGACGCGCGCCGGCAACATGATCTTCGTTGCCGGCCTGCCGCCGTTCGATCCTGACACGGGCGAACTCGCGCAGATGCCGATCGAGCGGCAGAGCGAGCTCGTCATCGAGCAGATGAAGCTATGCCTCGAGACGGCGGGCGCGAGCCTCGACAACGTGATGAAGTGCAATGTGTATTGTACGTCGACAAAACACTTCGCCGCCTTCAACGCGGTCTATGCGCGCTATTTCCCGATCGATCCGCCGGCACGAATTTTTGTCTGCACGCCGGAATGGTTCGGCCCCTTCGATATCGAAATCGACTGCATCGCGATGATGTGA
- a CDS encoding TetR/AcrR family transcriptional regulator, translating to MASDHTRTSILAAAERLYADRGFGDVTLRDIVAAANVNLAAVNYHFGSKDELIAELFVTRSIATNRERLHELKTAEEQGGGRAPIEVILRALVGPTLRGCLGPENQRSTAARFMIRASIESVPPIRRIKNREIDHLRKFVGAMRRSLPDRSDVEIYWGLNFALAMAHHTIRESERLTKLSEGKCDLDDVEDVVARVVSVATMALTSGRTGVKAPARALARDAR from the coding sequence ATGGCCAGCGATCACACCCGGACCTCCATCCTTGCCGCCGCGGAACGGCTCTACGCCGATCGCGGCTTTGGCGACGTGACGCTGCGCGACATCGTCGCGGCGGCGAATGTCAATCTTGCGGCAGTGAACTATCATTTCGGTTCGAAGGACGAACTGATCGCAGAGCTGTTCGTCACCCGGTCGATCGCAACCAACCGCGAACGCCTGCACGAACTGAAAACCGCGGAGGAGCAAGGCGGCGGCCGCGCGCCGATCGAGGTGATCTTGCGCGCCCTGGTCGGCCCGACTTTGCGCGGCTGCCTGGGCCCGGAGAACCAGCGCTCGACCGCGGCGCGCTTCATGATCCGCGCCTCGATCGAATCCGTGCCGCCAATCCGCCGCATCAAGAACCGCGAGATCGACCATTTGCGCAAATTCGTCGGCGCCATGCGCCGCTCCCTGCCCGATCGCAGCGACGTCGAGATCTACTGGGGCCTCAACTTCGCACTTGCGATGGCGCACCACACCATCCGCGAGAGCGAACGGCTGACGAAGCTGTCGGAAGGCAAGTGCGACCTCGACGACGTCGAAGACGTGGTTGCGCGTGTGGTCAGCGTGGCGACGATGGCGCTGACCAGCGGACGGACGGGGGTAAAGGCACCGGCGCGCGCGCTGGCGAGAGACGCACGCTGA
- a CDS encoding acyl-CoA dehydrogenase family protein, which produces MDFDLSPKQKEWLDRVQSFMTRHVRPAVPIYNEQDKSGDRWKVIPVLEELKKKAKAEGLWNMFMPPNEHEDDEFRGAGLTNLEYALLSEQMGHISWASEVFNCSAPDTGNMEVFMRYGSKEQKRKWLRPLMDGEIRSAFLMTEPAVASSDATNIETSIARDGDHYVINGRKWWSSGVGDPRCKIAILMGKTDFKAAKHQQQSQILVPLDTPGIKVEKMLPVFGFDDAPHGHAQVLLENVRVPKENILLGEGRGFEIAQGRLGPGRIHHCMRTIGKAEEALEKMVKRLMSRTAFGKKIVEHSVWEQRIGEARTNIEMTRLLCLKAADMMDKVGNKTAQAEIAMIKVAAPNMALKIIDEAIQAFGGAGVSDEAGLAKDYAGIRTLRLADGPDEVHNRAIARLEVRKYANSPAR; this is translated from the coding sequence ATGGATTTCGATCTGTCCCCCAAGCAGAAGGAATGGCTCGACCGCGTGCAGTCCTTCATGACCAGGCACGTGCGTCCGGCGGTGCCGATCTACAATGAGCAGGACAAGAGCGGTGATCGCTGGAAGGTGATCCCGGTGCTGGAAGAGCTCAAGAAGAAGGCGAAGGCCGAAGGCCTCTGGAACATGTTCATGCCGCCGAACGAGCATGAGGACGATGAATTCCGCGGCGCGGGATTGACCAATCTCGAATATGCGCTGCTGTCGGAGCAGATGGGCCACATCTCCTGGGCTTCGGAAGTGTTCAACTGTTCCGCGCCCGACACCGGCAACATGGAAGTTTTCATGCGCTACGGGTCCAAGGAGCAGAAGCGCAAATGGCTGCGGCCGCTGATGGACGGCGAGATCCGCTCCGCCTTCCTGATGACCGAACCGGCGGTGGCATCGTCGGACGCCACCAACATCGAGACCAGCATCGCGCGCGACGGCGATCACTACGTCATCAACGGCCGCAAATGGTGGTCGTCGGGCGTCGGCGATCCCCGCTGCAAGATCGCGATCCTGATGGGCAAGACCGACTTCAAGGCGGCCAAACATCAGCAGCAGTCGCAGATCCTGGTTCCACTCGACACCCCCGGCATCAAGGTGGAGAAGATGCTCCCGGTGTTCGGTTTCGACGATGCGCCGCACGGCCACGCCCAGGTGCTGCTCGAGAACGTGCGGGTGCCGAAGGAGAACATCCTGTTAGGGGAGGGCCGCGGCTTCGAGATCGCGCAGGGCCGCCTCGGTCCGGGCCGTATCCATCACTGCATGCGCACCATCGGCAAGGCCGAGGAAGCGCTGGAGAAGATGGTGAAGCGGCTGATGTCGCGCACCGCTTTCGGCAAGAAGATCGTCGAGCATTCGGTGTGGGAGCAGCGCATTGGCGAAGCCCGCACCAACATCGAGATGACGCGCCTGTTGTGCCTCAAGGCCGCCGACATGATGGACAAGGTCGGCAACAAGACCGCGCAGGCCGAGATCGCCATGATCAAGGTCGCAGCACCCAACATGGCGCTGAAGATCATTGACGAGGCGATCCAGGCCTTTGGCGGCGCCGGCGTGTCCGACGAGGCGGGCCTTGCCAAGGACTATGCCGGCATCCGCACGCTGCGGCTCGCCGACGGTCCGGACGAGGTGCATAATCGCGCCATTGCCAGACTTGAAGTTCGGAAGTATGCAAATTCTCCCGCGCGCTAA
- a CDS encoding LysE family translocator, whose protein sequence is MIDHTTLITYILIVLGFVFIPGPATLLTMARAASSGTKVGIATGAGIAAGDVVHTTMAIVGLSAIIATSALLFSAVKYAGAGFLIYLGIRAMLDKTPLEVNGGAPAISAARAFRQAVLTEVLNPKTALFFLAFLPQFVRPEHGSMTLQLALLGAVFVLLGLVSTVVFAVGAGRLGNLLRRHPAVVKWQGKVVGTIYCAIGVRLALQER, encoded by the coding sequence ATGATCGACCACACCACGCTAATCACCTACATCCTCATCGTCCTCGGCTTTGTCTTCATTCCAGGTCCGGCGACACTGCTCACCATGGCGCGTGCCGCCAGCTCGGGAACCAAGGTCGGCATCGCGACGGGCGCGGGGATTGCGGCTGGTGACGTGGTCCACACCACCATGGCGATCGTCGGCCTCTCTGCGATCATCGCAACTTCGGCGCTCCTGTTCAGCGCCGTCAAATATGCGGGCGCAGGCTTCCTGATCTATCTCGGCATTCGCGCCATGCTCGACAAGACGCCGCTTGAGGTGAATGGCGGCGCGCCCGCGATCAGCGCAGCGCGGGCATTCCGGCAGGCCGTGTTGACCGAGGTTCTTAATCCGAAGACCGCGCTGTTCTTCCTTGCGTTCCTGCCACAGTTCGTCCGGCCGGAACACGGCTCGATGACGCTGCAGCTCGCGCTGCTCGGCGCTGTCTTCGTGTTGCTCGGCCTCGTCAGCACGGTGGTGTTCGCCGTCGGCGCCGGCCGTCTTGGCAATTTGCTACGTCGCCATCCAGCCGTCGTGAAATGGCAGGGCAAGGTGGTCGGGACCATCTACTGCGCGATTGGCGTGCGGCTGGCTTTGCAGGAGCGCTGA
- a CDS encoding GIY-YIG nuclease family protein: MSFFVYILASKRNGTLYVGVTNDLTRRMTEHKAKLVPGFTQKYGVTLLVYFETFESVLEARSREHSLKRWRRAWKLKLIEELNPDWRDLTDELNTLAT; the protein is encoded by the coding sequence ATGTCCTTTTTCGTTTACATCCTTGCGAGCAAACGAAACGGAACTCTTTATGTCGGAGTTACCAATGACCTTACTCGGCGAATGACCGAGCATAAGGCCAAACTCGTACCCGGCTTCACGCAGAAATATGGCGTGACCTTGCTTGTCTACTTCGAAACCTTCGAGTCCGTACTCGAGGCACGCTCACGCGAACATTCGCTGAAGCGTTGGCGACGCGCGTGGAAGCTCAAGCTGATCGAAGAACTCAATCCGGATTGGCGCGATCTTACGGACGAACTGAATACGTTGGCGACGTGA
- the argE gene encoding acetylornithine deacetylase: MPSSRPDRIRNLLADLVGFDTISDRSNLPLIAHIESYLAALGVKSERITDATGEKASLWVTIGPEDRPGMVLSGHTDVVPVVGQDWSHDPFKLVERDGKLYGRGTTDMKGFVAVCLAMVPEMLQAKLKTPIHLAISYDEEIGCVGVRPMLREVAKKPIKPLGAFIGEPTEMKVIIGHKGKHGVRATFRGLARHSSIAPDGVNAIEYAAELIVEIRRRAVQLAATKSTDSLYDVPHSTLLTSIVHGGAALNIVPDTCTVDFECRGIGITESREVTDAIVAWAKAEIEPAIKARHPECGIDFEEILDYPALDTAADAAIVTLAKSLAGRNDHAKVAFGTEASLFASMADIPSVVIGPGAIAQAHTPDEFVEMAELEKCAVFVEKLIAHCAKG, from the coding sequence ATGCCAAGCTCAAGACCCGACCGTATCCGCAATCTCCTCGCCGACCTTGTCGGCTTCGACACCATCAGCGACCGCAGCAACCTGCCCCTGATCGCGCATATCGAAAGCTACCTCGCCGCGCTCGGCGTCAAGAGCGAGCGCATCACCGACGCGACTGGGGAAAAGGCCTCGCTGTGGGTCACGATCGGCCCCGAAGATCGGCCGGGCATGGTGCTGTCAGGCCATACCGACGTCGTGCCGGTCGTGGGCCAGGATTGGAGCCATGATCCGTTCAAGCTGGTCGAGCGCGACGGCAAGCTCTACGGCCGCGGCACCACCGACATGAAGGGCTTTGTGGCCGTGTGCCTCGCGATGGTGCCGGAGATGCTGCAAGCGAAGCTCAAAACGCCAATTCATCTCGCGATCTCCTATGACGAGGAGATCGGCTGCGTCGGCGTGCGGCCGATGCTGCGCGAGGTCGCGAAGAAGCCGATCAAGCCGCTCGGCGCCTTCATCGGCGAGCCGACCGAGATGAAGGTCATCATCGGCCACAAGGGCAAGCACGGCGTCCGCGCGACATTCAGGGGCCTCGCCCGCCACTCCTCGATCGCGCCTGACGGCGTCAACGCGATCGAATATGCCGCCGAGTTGATCGTCGAGATCCGCCGGCGCGCGGTGCAACTTGCGGCCACCAAATCAACCGACAGCCTCTACGACGTCCCGCACTCGACCCTGCTCACCAGCATCGTGCATGGCGGCGCGGCGCTGAACATCGTGCCCGACACCTGTACCGTGGATTTCGAATGCCGCGGCATCGGCATCACCGAGTCCAGGGAGGTGACGGATGCGATCGTCGCCTGGGCCAAGGCCGAGATCGAACCGGCAATTAAGGCGCGACATCCGGAGTGCGGCATCGATTTCGAGGAGATCCTCGACTATCCCGCTCTCGACACCGCGGCGGATGCCGCGATCGTCACGCTGGCCAAGAGCCTCGCGGGGCGCAACGACCACGCCAAGGTCGCCTTCGGCACCGAGGCGAGCCTGTTCGCCAGCATGGCTGATATCCCCTCAGTGGTGATCGGCCCCGGCGCCATCGCCCAGGCGCATACACCGGACGAGTTCGTCGAGATGGCGGAGCTGGAGAAATGCGCGGTGTTCGTGGAGAAGCTGATCGCGCATTGCGCGAAGGGGTAA